A stretch of Arthrobacter sp. NEB 688 DNA encodes these proteins:
- a CDS encoding fumarate hydratase, giving the protein MTDFAYEDLLPVGADETPYRLLTTEGVETVDGPGGRRFLQVAPEALRLLTETAMHDIAHYLRPAHLQQLANILDDPEASNNDKFVALDLLKNANIAAGGVLPMCQDTGTAIVMGKRGQHVLTEGTDEAAVSRGVYDAYTRLNLRYSQMAPVTTWEERNTGSNLPAQVELYADTAPGHESTYKFLFMAKGGGSANKSFLFQETKAILNPDAMMRFLDEKLRGLGTAACPPYHLAIVIGGTSAEFALKTAKYASAKYLDQLPKQGDPATGHGFRDTELEERVLELTRQFGIGAQFGGKYFCHDVRVVRLPRHGASLPVAIAVSCSADRQVLGKITPEGVFIEQLETDPARFLPDTTHAGLEDAEGVSGTGAGAVVPIDLNRPMDEILAELTKYPVKTRLSLTGPLVVARDIAHAKIKERLDAGEPMPQYLKDHPVYYAGPAKTPEGMPSGSFGPTTAGRMDSYVEQFQAAGGSMVMLAKGNRSQQVTDACRAHGGFYLGSIGGPAARLAQDCIRSVEVLEYPELGMEAVWKIEVEDFPAFIVVDDKGEDFFAGVTKPVAFTIEKRTGLL; this is encoded by the coding sequence ATGACCGACTTCGCCTACGAGGACCTGCTGCCCGTCGGGGCCGACGAGACCCCGTACCGCCTCCTGACGACCGAGGGCGTCGAGACGGTCGACGGTCCCGGCGGCCGCCGCTTCCTCCAGGTCGCCCCCGAGGCGCTGCGCCTGCTCACGGAGACGGCGATGCACGACATCGCCCACTACCTGCGGCCGGCCCACCTGCAGCAGCTCGCGAACATCCTCGACGACCCCGAGGCGAGCAACAACGACAAGTTCGTCGCGCTCGACCTCCTGAAGAACGCCAACATCGCCGCCGGCGGCGTGCTCCCGATGTGCCAGGACACCGGCACCGCCATCGTCATGGGCAAGCGCGGCCAGCACGTCCTCACCGAGGGCACCGACGAGGCCGCCGTGAGCCGCGGTGTCTACGACGCCTACACGCGCCTCAACCTGCGCTACTCGCAGATGGCCCCGGTCACGACGTGGGAGGAGAGGAACACCGGCTCCAACCTCCCCGCGCAGGTCGAGCTCTACGCCGACACCGCGCCCGGCCACGAGAGCACCTACAAGTTCCTCTTCATGGCCAAGGGGGGAGGCAGCGCCAACAAGTCGTTCCTCTTCCAGGAGACCAAGGCGATCCTCAACCCGGACGCGATGATGCGCTTCCTCGACGAGAAGCTCCGTGGCCTCGGCACCGCCGCCTGCCCGCCGTACCACCTGGCCATCGTCATCGGCGGCACCAGCGCCGAGTTCGCCCTCAAGACAGCCAAGTACGCGAGCGCCAAGTACCTCGACCAGCTGCCGAAGCAGGGCGACCCCGCCACCGGCCACGGCTTCCGCGACACCGAGCTCGAGGAGCGCGTCCTCGAGCTGACCCGGCAGTTCGGCATCGGGGCCCAGTTCGGCGGCAAGTACTTCTGCCACGACGTGCGCGTCGTCCGTCTCCCCCGCCACGGCGCGAGCCTCCCGGTCGCCATCGCCGTCTCGTGCTCCGCGGACCGCCAGGTGCTCGGCAAGATCACGCCCGAGGGCGTCTTCATCGAGCAGCTCGAGACCGACCCGGCGCGCTTCCTCCCGGACACCACCCACGCCGGGCTCGAGGACGCCGAGGGCGTCAGCGGCACCGGCGCCGGCGCGGTCGTGCCGATCGACCTCAACCGGCCGATGGACGAGATCCTCGCCGAGCTGACGAAGTACCCCGTCAAGACCCGGCTGAGCCTCACCGGCCCGCTCGTCGTCGCCCGCGACATCGCCCACGCGAAGATCAAGGAGCGCCTCGACGCCGGCGAGCCGATGCCGCAGTACCTCAAGGACCACCCGGTCTACTACGCCGGCCCGGCCAAGACCCCCGAGGGGATGCCGTCCGGCTCCTTCGGCCCGACGACCGCCGGCCGGATGGACTCCTACGTCGAGCAGTTCCAGGCCGCCGGCGGCTCGATGGTCATGCTCGCCAAGGGCAACCGCAGCCAGCAGGTCACCGACGCCTGCCGGGCGCACGGCGGCTTCTACCTCGGCTCGATCGGCGGCCCGGCCGCCCGCCTGGCGCAGGACTGCATCCGCAGCGTCGAGGTGCTCGAGTACCCCGAGCTCGGCATGGAGGCCGTCTGGAAGATCGAGGTCGAGGACTTCCCGGCGTTCATCGTCGTCGACGACAAGGGCGAGGACTTCTTCGCCGGCGTCACCAAGCCCGTCGCGTTCACCATCGAGAAGAGGACCGGACTGCTGTGA
- a CDS encoding carbohydrate kinase, translated as MSASAPPVVVVGELLVDIVSYPDGRSAEHVGGSPANVAVGLARLGHDTHVACLVGEDARGERCAEHVEASGAHLLPGSRSPHHPTSTALATIDEHGAASYVFDLHWDLPPVRLPEGTGHLHTGSIATTLTPGDAEVEDAMRRAREHGTVSYDPNVRPTIMGDVDAVRPRVEHLVGLSDVVKCSEDDLEWLYPGDTPSTVMARWADLGASLTVVTLGGDGVVWRAASGEEGRADARVKDVVDTVGAGDSFMAGLVSGLLDTGLLGSPDARERLARASLADVDPAVERALATSGVTVRHAGAYAPTREEIR; from the coding sequence GTGAGCGCCTCCGCACCGCCGGTCGTCGTCGTCGGCGAGCTCCTCGTCGACATCGTCAGCTACCCCGACGGGCGGTCGGCCGAGCACGTCGGCGGCTCGCCCGCCAACGTCGCCGTGGGCCTGGCCCGGCTGGGCCACGACACCCACGTCGCGTGCCTCGTCGGGGAGGACGCGCGCGGCGAGCGCTGCGCCGAGCACGTCGAGGCCAGCGGGGCGCACCTGCTCCCCGGCAGCCGCAGCCCGCACCACCCGACCTCCACCGCGCTCGCGACGATCGACGAGCACGGCGCGGCGTCCTACGTCTTCGACCTGCACTGGGACCTCCCCCCGGTGCGGCTGCCGGAGGGCACCGGCCACCTGCACACCGGGTCCATCGCGACGACCCTCACCCCCGGCGACGCCGAGGTCGAGGACGCGATGCGCCGGGCTCGCGAGCACGGCACCGTCTCGTACGACCCCAACGTGCGCCCGACGATCATGGGCGACGTCGACGCGGTCCGCCCCCGCGTCGAGCACCTCGTCGGCCTCTCCGACGTCGTCAAGTGCTCCGAGGACGACCTCGAGTGGCTCTACCCCGGCGACACCCCCTCGACCGTCATGGCGCGCTGGGCCGACCTCGGCGCCTCGCTCACCGTCGTGACGCTCGGCGGCGACGGCGTCGTCTGGCGCGCCGCGTCCGGCGAGGAGGGCCGCGCCGATGCCCGCGTCAAGGACGTCGTCGACACCGTCGGCGCCGGCGACTCCTTCATGGCCGGCCTCGTGTCCGGCCTCCTCGACACGGGGCTGCTCGGCAGCCCAGACGCCCGCGAGCGCCTCGCCCGCGCGAGCCTCGCCGACGTCGACCCCGCCGTCGAGCGGGCCCTCGCCACGAGCGGGGTCACCGTCCGCCACGCCGGCGCCTACGCCCCCACCCGGGAGGAGATCCGATGA
- a CDS encoding DUF4245 domain-containing protein: protein MSTPTAPKSRYSMGSTKNLVLSLLAVLGMVLVLVFMVPRVDRVGGPVVDVAAKAQEIKQSSGWPIVEPEGLPSGWSPTSVRYVPVTDGVRTWHVGYQTPSGTFVAVEQAKDPGRGWVAAQTNRAPREGTLEIAGRTWEKFVRDNKVQNSLLYLPPAGSGELATLITGTATFEDMQTYIESLRPVG from the coding sequence GTGAGCACGCCGACCGCCCCCAAGAGCCGCTACTCGATGGGGTCGACGAAGAACCTCGTCCTGTCGCTGCTCGCGGTCCTGGGGATGGTGCTCGTGCTCGTCTTCATGGTGCCGCGGGTGGACCGGGTCGGCGGTCCGGTCGTCGACGTCGCGGCCAAGGCCCAGGAGATCAAGCAGTCCTCGGGCTGGCCGATCGTCGAGCCCGAGGGGCTGCCGAGCGGGTGGTCGCCCACGTCGGTGCGGTACGTGCCGGTCACCGACGGCGTCCGCACGTGGCACGTCGGCTACCAGACCCCCTCCGGCACGTTCGTCGCCGTCGAGCAGGCCAAGGACCCCGGCCGCGGCTGGGTCGCGGCGCAGACCAACCGGGCCCCGCGCGAGGGCACGCTCGAGATCGCCGGACGGACCTGGGAGAAGTTCGTCCGCGACAACAAGGTGCAGAACAGCCTCCTCTACCTGCCGCCGGCCGGTTCCGGCGAGCTCGCGACCCTCATCACGGGCACGGCGACCTTCGAGGACATGCAGACCTACATCGAGTCCCTGCGGCCGGTGGGCTGA
- a CDS encoding dihydrofolate reductase family protein gives MTRRVTAHLFHSVNGVAQSPDQWQFGLFGPEEGEAMGRALAPVTDVVIGRVLWQEWSEFWPAAAEGDPFAAFINPVPKHVVSTTLGDDLGWNSTRIDGDPVAYVRALREGEGGDIAVAGGIETVRSLFLGGVVDRLTLTTHPVVGAGRRLFDDGVPVTRLELLECTSTPAGNVMTTYGLRAGD, from the coding sequence ATGACCCGCCGCGTCACCGCCCACCTGTTCCACTCCGTCAACGGCGTCGCCCAGTCGCCCGACCAGTGGCAGTTCGGGCTGTTCGGCCCCGAGGAGGGCGAGGCGATGGGCCGCGCCCTCGCCCCCGTCACCGACGTCGTCATCGGGCGCGTGCTCTGGCAGGAGTGGTCCGAGTTCTGGCCGGCCGCCGCAGAGGGCGACCCCTTCGCCGCGTTCATCAACCCGGTGCCCAAGCACGTCGTGTCGACGACGCTCGGTGACGACCTCGGGTGGAACAGCACCCGCATCGACGGGGACCCGGTCGCCTACGTCCGCGCCCTGCGCGAGGGGGAGGGTGGCGACATCGCGGTCGCCGGCGGCATCGAGACCGTCCGCTCGCTCTTCCTCGGCGGGGTGGTGGACCGCCTCACCCTCACGACGCACCCGGTCGTCGGCGCCGGGCGCCGCCTCTTCGACGACGGCGTCCCCGTCACCCGCCTCGAGCTGCTCGAGTGCACCTCGACCCCGGCGGGCAACGTCATGACCACCTACGGCCTGCGCGCCGGCGACTGA
- a CDS encoding exodeoxyribonuclease VII small subunit — MPKDAPAPDAGTGANADVAELGYEQARDELVDIVARLESGQVGIEESMVLWERGEALAAHCGRWLDQAEQRVAGPQD, encoded by the coding sequence ATGCCGAAGGACGCCCCCGCCCCCGACGCCGGCACCGGCGCGAACGCCGACGTCGCCGAGCTCGGGTACGAGCAGGCGCGCGACGAGCTCGTCGACATCGTCGCCCGGCTCGAGAGCGGGCAGGTCGGCATCGAGGAGAGCATGGTGCTGTGGGAGCGCGGCGAGGCACTCGCGGCCCACTGCGGCCGCTGGCTCGACCAGGCCGAGCAGCGGGTCGCCGGCCCGCAGGACTGA